From Cardiocondyla obscurior isolate alpha-2009 linkage group LG09, Cobs3.1, whole genome shotgun sequence, one genomic window encodes:
- the LOC139105602 gene encoding uncharacterized protein, producing the protein MNDAAKQLLLAQGQLQRSIIRAVDNLKKLGRANVTPATLRSRISTIKDNWARFFLDHSELLRLVDETTQATTPYFKNNVFDEVEDAYQAALDYMNESLESLEPPVVSLNHSGSDNASLLSRPNLALSHLPPISLPPFNGSLEQWEHFRDRFTALIIQNRELKDFARMHYLLSCLTGSALECVRELPVTAENFDVAWKALSARFENKRRLIRGHLSTLLTLPSITKESASDLQGLIDKVSASLTALKNLNRRSRDLWHDMLVYIISQRLDNSTRKAWSMRISDSDTLPTTTELLDFLQSRQRALDDVVVTLSRPSGVKNVPHKVNVATASTRSVSAPAPDTAVAAIPLRGRSAPSNVGSVSICPICQSRHFFSSCPSFVKGNSSQRRNLAQVHKRCFNCLSGNHGVRDCNSKFTCRKCHQRHHTMLHGENSAGSSSASPPEPSNSDAAAPPSQNAEITALVASRASPQRPTTVLLATAWISVSSSSGRQLRVRALIDQGSEMTFVSESVARLLKLKRIRFPISVAAVGGSNVGTYNFVGNISISPVDRQVPSIDRLAVIMPTLTSYAPRGNADILSLPHLLNIQLADLNPASSKPIDVILGADIYNEIILDGLKKGAPTQPIAQNTIFGWIVSGPIDSRIGDAADQKEPLANVTVHLTVTHNSESLDLANALERFWQTEEPPAHRDSSREDNECEAHFINTHSRQTDGRYVVRIPFKTPPPIDIGSSKAKALSCLKSLLRRFQSNPAQAAEYRAFMTEYESLGHMRIATSSGSQEVFIPHHPVYRLDSATSRIRVVFNASSLTSNGSSLNEHMYSGPKLQSDLPTVILRWRLFRYVCTADIAKMYRQILVAESDIDYQRILWSPGSTDAIREYQLLTVTYGTACAPFLALRVLQQLSLDDGHNFPLARDILRDHIYVDDVLFGAHSVALLVEKRDQLIELLNRGRFTLRKWASNSSKLLADINPADHGLACNPIPLLDEQLKILGIHWLPHSDEFRFRVSLDGSAPTTKREILSTIAKFYDPMGWGTPTIICAKILIQRLWKLKAAWDELVPPSILTRWQKIYSSLSQLNSLHVPRWIGVESDSASIELHGFADASSDAYAAVVYARVISSSGTVTTSLLVGKSKVAPLKLLSIPRLELSAAALLAKLIEFVREILPKAISCTCWTDSSIVLAWLKQPPSHWKTFVANRVADIQNRLANVSWRHVVTKDNPADCASRGLLGSDLLNHPLWWHGPPWLKLSSEQWPSSIATVPPTAPLERKLTALTASVASEHFDLAERFSSWPNSALNGVECYLLSALGSS; encoded by the exons ATGAACGACGCCGCTAAGCAACTCTTGCTCGCTCAAGGGCAACTCCAACGCAGTATTATTCGAGCGGtggataatttgaaaaaactcGGCCGCGCTAATGTCACACCCGCGACATTGCGCTCTCGCATCTCGACGATCAAGGACAACTGGGCGCGATTCTTCCTGGATCATTCTGAGCTGTTAAGGCTAGTGGACGAGACTACTCAAGCTACCACTCCCTACTTCAAAAACAACGTCTTCGATGAGGTTGAGGACGCCTACCAAGCTGCATTGGACTACATGAACGAGTCGCTCGAGTCTCTTGAACCCCCGGTCGTGAGTCTTAATCATTCAGGCAGTGACAATGCCTCGCTTCTTTCGCGACCGAATCTCGCGCTTTCTCATTTGCCTCCCATCTCACTCCCTCCGTTCAACGGGAGTCTGGAGCAATGGGAACATTTTCGGGATCGGTTTACAGCTTTAATCATTCAAAATCGAGAGTTGAAGGATTTCGCGCGTATGCACTACTTGCTCTCCTGCCTTACCGGTAGTGCCCTCGAATGTGTGCGTGAATTACCCGTTACGGCGGAGAATTTCGATGTTGCGTGGAAAGCGTTGAGTGCGCGATTTGAGAATAAACGGCGCTTAATTCGCGGTCATTTATCGACGCTTTTGACTCTCCCGTCTATCACTAAAGAATCCGCGAGCGATCTTCAGGGCCTAATCGATAAGGTGAGTGCGTCGCTCACCGCCTTAAAAAATCTGAATCGTCGGTCGCGCGACTTGTGGCATGATATGCTTGTGTACATCATCAGCCAACGATTAGATAATTCTACTCGAAAAGCCTGGAGCATGCGAATAAGCGACTCCGACACGCTTCCGACCACGACAGAGCTGCTGGATTTCTTGCAATCTCGTCAACGCGCTCTCGATGACGTCGTCGTTACCTTGTCGCGTCCGTCGGGAGTAAAGAATGTTCCGCACAAGGTCAATGTTGCGACGGCATCTACGCGCTCCGTGTCCGCTCCTGCTCCTGATACCGCGGTTGCTGCGATTCCGCTTCGCGGACGTTCCGCGCCGTCAAATGTCGGGTCCGTGTCTATCTGTCCGATTTGTCAGTCTCGTCATTTCTTTAGTTCGTGCCCCTCGTTTGTAAAGGGAAATTCGAGCCAGCGGCGTAACCTAGCTCAAGTGCACAAACGCTGTTTTAATTGTCTAAGCGGCAATCACGGAGTTCGCGATTGCAATAGCAAATTCACGTGTCGGAAATGTCATCAGAGACATCACACCATGCTGCACGGTGAAAATTCCGCCGGCTCGAGTTCCGCCTCTCCACCAGAACCATCGAATAGCGATGCAGCGGCACCGCCGTCTCAAAATGCCGAGATCACCGCGCTCGTTGCGTCCCGCGCTTCGCCTCAGAGACCGACCACTGTACTGCTCGCCACTGCATGGATCTCGGTATCCAGCTCTTCAGGCCGCCAATTGCGTGTGCGAGCCCTGATTGATCAAGGCTCCGAAATGACCTTCGTGTCGGAGTCCGTGGCGAGATTGCTTAAATTAAAGCGAATCCGATTTCCGATCTCGGTTGCGGCCGTCGGCGGTTCGAATGTCGGTACATATAATTTCGTCGGTAACATTTCTATTTCACCCGTTGATAGGCAAGTGCCGTCGATCGACCGCCTCGCGGTGATTATGCCTACTCTCACCTCATATGCGCCTCGCGGTAACGCCGATATTCTTTCGCTTCCGCATCTACTAAATATTCAACTCGCCGATCTCAATCCCGCCAGTTCTAAACCGATTGATGTCATCCTCGGTGCTGACATTTATAACGAGATTATTCTTGACGGATTAAAGAAGGGCGCTCCAACTCAGCCGATAGCGCAAAATACTATTTTCGGGTGGATAGTATCGGGCCCAATCGACTCGCGTATCGGTGACGCTGCCGACCAGAAAGAACCCCTCGCGAACGTGACAGTGCATCTCACCGTCACTCACAACAGTGAATCGCTCGACCTCGCGAACGCACTCGAAAGGTTCTGGCAAACGGAAGAACCCCCCGCGCATCGCGACTCATCACGCGAGGACAACGAATGCGAGGctcattttataaatactcaCTCTCGCCAGACCGACGGCCGATACGTCGTACGCATTCCGTTTAAGACGCCGCCGCCGATTGACATCGGCTCGTCTAAAGCTAAAGCGCTCAGTTGCCTCAAATCGTTATTGCGTCGCTTTCAGAGCAATCCTGCACAAGCTGCAGAGTATCGTGCGTTCATGACCGAATATGAATCTCTCGGTCACATGCGAATCGCCACATCGTCAGGTTCACAGGAAGTATTCATTCCACATCATCCTGTATATCGTCTCGATAGCGCTACGTCTCGAATTCGCGTCGTGTTTAATGCGTCGAGTCTTACGTCGAACGGTTCGAGTCTCAACGAACATATGTACTCCGGGCCGAAATTGCAAAGCGATCTGCCAACTGTTATACTTAGATGGCGACTATTTCGATATGTATGTACGGCGGACATCGCGAAAATGTACCGCCAGATCCTTGTCGCCGAAAGTGATATCGATTATCAGCGGATCCTGTGGTCGCCCGGTTCAACCGACGCAATACGCGAATATCAATTATTGACCGTCACGTACGGTACGGCGTGCGCCCCATTTCTCGCATTGCGCGTTCTTCAGCAGCTCTCGCTGGATGACGGCCACAATTTTCCCCTCGCTCGGGACATCTTGCGTGATCACATCTATGTGGACGACGTCCTTTTCGGCGCTCATAGCGTCGCTCTGCTCGTGGAAAAACGCGATCAACTTATTGAACTTCTAAATCGTGGTCGGTTCACCTTGCGGAAATGGGCCagtaattcgtcaaaattgcTGGCGGACATCAATCCCGCTGACCATGGTCTAGCATGCAATCCGATTCCGTTGTTAGACGAACAATTAAAGATTCTTGGCATTCACTGGCTGCCTCACTCCGATGAATTCCGGTTCCGCGTGTCGCTTGACGGGTCCGCCCCCACGACGAAGCGCGAAATTTTGTCGACGATTGCCAAATTTTATGATCCAATGGGATGGGGTACTCCGACGATCATCTGCGCAAAAATCTTGATCCAGCGTCTCTGGAAACTCAAGGCCGCATGGGATGAGCTTGTTCCTCCGTCAATTTTAACGCGAtggcaaaaaatttattcgagcctcagtcaattaaattcattgcATGTTCCTCGGTGGATCGGAGTGGAATCTGACTCAGCTTCTATCGAACTCCACGGATTCGCGGATGCCTCCAGTGATGCGTACGCGGCCGTTGTCTATGCTCGAGTTATATCCTCCTCCGGAACGGTCACAACGTCATTGTTAGTCGGGAAGTCGAAAGTTGCTCCGCTTAAGCTGTTAAGCATTCCGCGTTTGGAGCTCTCCGCAGCCGCGCTGCTGgctaaattaatcgaattcgTTCGCGAAATCCTCCCCAAGGCCATCTCATGCACTTGTTGGACGGATTCGTCAATCGTCCTAGCGTGGCTAAAGCAACCCCCGTCTCATTGGAAAACGTTCGTGGCGAATCGAGTCGCGGACATTCAAAACCGTCTCGCGAATGTTTCTTGGCGTCATGTTGTCACGAAGGATAACCCCGCGGATTGTGCGTCACGCGGACTACTAGGAAGCGACCTGCTGAATCACCCACTTTGGTGGCACGGGCCCCCGTGGCTTAAGCTCTCGTCAGAACAGTGGCCAAGTTCGATCGCGACCGTCCCTCCTACCGCGCCGTTGGAACGTAAGCTCACCGCGTTAACAGCGTCCGTCGCTTCCGAGCATTTTGATTTGGCCGAGCGATTCTCTTCGTGGCCAAA CAGCGCGCTAAATGGCGTAGAGTGCTACCTGCTCTCCGCGTTGGGCAGCTCGTAA